A region of the Stutzerimonas stutzeri genome:
TTAGCGTAACCATCGGTGCGGTGTAGTTGGCCAGCACTGCACGGGCGGCATCGCTGCGCACGAACCCGGTGATCAGCAGGCCGGCCGGCTGATGCGCCAGATAGGCACGCAGCAGTCGTTCGTCCTCTTCGGGGCGATAGTGGCTGACGCCAATCATCATCTCGTAGCCCGCCGGCATCAGCACCCGCTGGATGGCCTCGACGGTGTCGACGAACACCGCGTTGGACAGCGAGGGGATGATCACCGCCACCAGATTGGAACGCGAACTGGCCAGGCTGCGCGCCGCCGGATGCGGCACGTAACCGAGCGCCTTGACCGCCTGCTCGACACGCTCACGCAACGCATCGGAAACGAGATCCGGTTGCGACAGCGCGCGGGAGGCTGACATCAGTGAGCAGCCGGCGTTGCGCGCGACATCGGACAGGGTTACCCGCTCGGCAGAGCGGCGACGGCGTGTGGTCATGCGCGTTCCATTGGTCGAAAGCGGCGGATTCTAGCAGCGGGCATTCTGGGGGCGCCTCCTAAGGTGCGGCCTTTTCCACTTCGGCCTGCACCTGATCGAACAGGTCCTGGCCGACCGCATCGATCACCGTCTGGATCGCCGGCTGCGCCTGCTCGCGCATGCGCTGGATCTCCTCGGGACTGACCTCGTTGATCTGCATGCCGCGCTCCTTCAGCGCCGCCAACGCCTGGCTGGCCTCGCGACGGGTGTCCTCGCGCTCGGCATCGCGTGCCTTTTCCGCAGCGTCCATGAGGATGCTCTGCTCGGTCGCGGACAGCCCGTCCCACCAGCGCTTGGACACCGTGACGATCCAAGGGCTGTAGACGTGATTGGTCACGCTCAGGTACTTCTGCACCTCATAGAACTTGGACGAGAGAATGGTGTTGTAGGGGTTTTCCTGGCCGTCGACCGCCTTGGTTTCCAGCGCGGTGAACAGCTCGGAGAACGGCAGCGGCACCGCATTGGCGCCCATGCGCTTGAAGGTGTCGATGAAAACCGGATTGGGCATCACGCGCAGCTTGATGCCCTCGAAGTCCTCGAGCTTCTCGATCGGCCGCGCACTGTTGGTCACGTTACGAAAACCGTTCTCCCAGTACACCAGCCCAACCAGTCCCTTCTCCTCGAGTTTGTCCATCACCTGCCTGCCTACCGGGCCGTCCAGTACCTGATCGGCCTGGCGCGGGTCGGTGAACAGGAATGGCGTATCCCACACCGCCATCTCCTTGCTGATGCCGACCAGCGTCGCGGTCGAGCCAACCATCATCTCCTGCGCGCCGCCGATCAGCGCGTTCTGCATCTGGTCGTCCGAACCGAGGCTGGCGGAGGCGAAGGTACGCACCTTCAGCTTGCCGCCCGAGGCCTTGGCCACTTCCTCGGCAAGCAGCTTGGCCGCCCTGCCCTGGTTGCTGTCTTCGTTGAGCCCGTAGCCGAAGCGGATCATGCGTGGCGTATAACCAAGGCTGAGTGTGCTGCCGAGCAAGGCGGCAGCCAGGGTGCTGATGAGAAGTCGTTTCATGTCGCGTTACCTTCTTGTTGTTGGACGTTGGGTTGTTGAGCGCTTGAATTGCAAGACCGGCGCTACCGCAGCCAGGCCAGGGGCACGGTGATGATCGAAGGCACGGCGATGAGCAGCCCGACGATCACCAGATAGATAAGGAAGAACGGCATCACGCCGCGCACCAGGGTTTCCATGCGCAATCGGCCGATACCGCCGACCACGTTGAGCACGGTGCCCACCGGCGGTGTGATAAGTCCGATGGAGCCGATCAGCACGAACATCAC
Encoded here:
- a CDS encoding TRAP transporter substrate-binding protein; amino-acid sequence: MKRLLISTLAAALLGSTLSLGYTPRMIRFGYGLNEDSNQGRAAKLLAEEVAKASGGKLKVRTFASASLGSDDQMQNALIGGAQEMMVGSTATLVGISKEMAVWDTPFLFTDPRQADQVLDGPVGRQVMDKLEEKGLVGLVYWENGFRNVTNSARPIEKLEDFEGIKLRVMPNPVFIDTFKRMGANAVPLPFSELFTALETKAVDGQENPYNTILSSKFYEVQKYLSVTNHVYSPWIVTVSKRWWDGLSATEQSILMDAAEKARDAEREDTRREASQALAALKERGMQINEVSPEEIQRMREQAQPAIQTVIDAVGQDLFDQVQAEVEKAAP